The DNA segment ATTATCAAAAATCTAAGTGCAAGAACTCACTAATAATCAGTATCTTGCACTTGTCGTTGCTAATGTTGTGAATTTTTCGGAACATCAAGTATAATCCATTAAGTCGTTAGGCCCGGCCTGTGACGAGATTTCAAATTAACAATAAACACTAAAGATAAGGTGGATGCTGTCAGTTAAGCGTTCGCATTGTTCGAGGAAAAAAATATGAGTAATATCGAAGAACGAGTAAAAAAGATTGTCGCGGAACAATTAGGCGTGAAAGAAGAAATCGCAAACGATGCGTCTTTTGTTGATGATCTTGGTGCGGATTCTTTAGACACAGTTGAACTCGTCATGGCTCTGGAAGAAGAATTCGAGTGCGAAATTCCAGACGAAGAAACTGAGAAAATCACCACCGTACAATTGGCTATTGATTACATCAACGCCAATCTGCAATAAGTTGTTCAAGCGGCTAGTGGTTTATCCACTAGCCCACACCTCTTTCCCCTCTGATTGCCTTCTATAAATACGGTAGTTTACTGTGAGCACACGTCGAGTTGTTATAACGGGCTTAGGCGCTGTTACGCCTTTAGCGAATAATGTTGCCGATACCTGGGAAGGGATTGTCAACGGTAAAAGTGGCATTAGTCCTATTGATTCGTTTGATATTTCAAGTTTTGCAACCACGTTTGGCGGGGTAATCAGAAATTTCAATATCGGCGATTACATTGCGGAGAAAGATGCCAAGCGTATGGACGGCTTTGTGCATTACGGTATCGCCGCGGGTTGTCAGGCGATTGACGATTCTGGGATAGTGGTCACGGAAGAAAACGCCGAACGCATCGGTATCGCGATTGGTGCCGGTATCGGCGGTATAACCGGGATTGAAGAGTGCTATGCCACCTACGTGGCCGGTGGGGCGCGCAGAATTTCGCCGTTTTTTGTGCCCGGTAACATCATCAATATGATTTCCGGTAACCTGTCGATTAAATATGGCATGAAAGGCCCGAATTTTGCGATCGTGACGGCTTGTTCCACCGGCACTCACAATATCGGCGACGCGGCGCGTTTGATCAAGTACGGCGATGCCGATGTGATGGTGGCCGGCGGCGCCGAGCGCTGCACGACTTCGCCGACAGCGATGGGCGGCTTTGCTTCGGCCAAGGCGTTGTCGCGACGCAATGACGACCCGCAACGGGCTAGCCGTCCGTGGGATAGAGATAGAGACGGTTTTGTGTTGAGTGATGGTGCGGGTGTGGTAGTGTTGGAAGAGTTGGAACATGCCAAGGCCCGTGGCGCAAAAATCTATGCGGAACTGGTTGGTTACGGCATGAGCGGCGATGCTTATCACATTACTTCACCGTCGATGGGCGGCGAAGGTGCGGCGCGTTGCATGCGGAATGCCTTACGCGATGCTAAGTTGAATCCGGCCGATGTCGATTACATCAACGCGCACGGCACCTCGACACCAGCCGGCGATGTCGGTGAAACCCATGCGATGAAAACGGCGTTGGGTGAATCAGCCTACACAGTTGCGATCAGTTCCACCAAGTCCATGATCGGCCATTTACTAGGGGCCGCCGGCGGGATTGAAGCTGTGTTGACGGCGTTGGCCATTCAACACCAGATTGCGCCGCCGACTATTAATTTGGAAAATCCCGATCCCGAATGCGATCTGGATTATGTTCCCAACATTGCCCGGAATATGAAGATTGATGTTGCTATCTCCAATTCCTTCGGCTTCGGCGGTACTAACGGTACTTTGATTTTTAAACGTTACCAATAAGCCGTTGTTCTCAAACAGTGTCCGCCTATGTTTCTATTGAATGGCGAACGCAGACAGTATGTTGATGTCTCGGATAGAGGCTTCCAATACGGCGATGGTTTATTTGAAACCATCGCCGTATTCAACAGTAAACCGCTTTTCTGGCGGCGGCATTTAGCCCGCTTGGCTAAGGGCTGCGAGCAATTACTGATACCGCCCCCCGATCCCGCGCTGTTGACGGCGGAAGCGCTGCGGATCACCTCATCCGCCGACAGCGCGGTCCTGAAGTTGATAGTCACGCGTGGTAGTGGCGGTCGCGGTTATCGCCAACCCCAGCCGATTGTACCTACCCGGCTATTAAGCCTGCATCCCTCTCCCAATTACCCGGATGAATATCAAACCGACGGCATCATCGCGCGATTTTGCGATCAACGTTTGGCCATTAGTCCGAGGCTAGCCGGTATCAAGCATCTGAACCGTCTGGAGCAGATTCTGGCGAGAGCGGAGTGGCGGGATGACGCGATTCAGGAAGGCTTGATGTTGGACGGCGATGGTTACGTTGTGGAAGGCACCATGAGCAATTTGTTCTTCGTCAAAAACGGTGTTCTACATACGCCTTCGTTGGTTCGTTGCGGGATAGCGGGGATTGTGCGGCAATTGGTGATAGACTTTGCCAGGCGCAATGAAATTCGATTGCTTGAACAACAGTTTGAAACAACAAGCGTTTTAGAGGCGGATGAAGTTTTCGTCACCAATTCGGTGATAGGCATTTGGCCTGTTAAACGACTCGATCAACAGTGCTTTAGCGTGGGTAGTATTACCCGTGATATACAGCAATGGTATGCCGGAGCACGTATAGAAGAGACAAACTTATGATTAGAAGCATAGTCGCGTTTACTAGCTTGATGGTGTTGAGCTTGTTATTCATTTGGGGAGGCATGCATTATCACATCTTGCAAAAAAAACCGGTGGTTACTAGTTTAAGTACGCTGGACATAAAAAAAGGCGATACTCTGGATAGCGTGA comes from the Methylomonas sp. LL1 genome and includes:
- the fabF gene encoding beta-ketoacyl-ACP synthase II — translated: MSTRRVVITGLGAVTPLANNVADTWEGIVNGKSGISPIDSFDISSFATTFGGVIRNFNIGDYIAEKDAKRMDGFVHYGIAAGCQAIDDSGIVVTEENAERIGIAIGAGIGGITGIEECYATYVAGGARRISPFFVPGNIINMISGNLSIKYGMKGPNFAIVTACSTGTHNIGDAARLIKYGDADVMVAGGAERCTTSPTAMGGFASAKALSRRNDDPQRASRPWDRDRDGFVLSDGAGVVVLEELEHAKARGAKIYAELVGYGMSGDAYHITSPSMGGEGAARCMRNALRDAKLNPADVDYINAHGTSTPAGDVGETHAMKTALGESAYTVAISSTKSMIGHLLGAAGGIEAVLTALAIQHQIAPPTINLENPDPECDLDYVPNIARNMKIDVAISNSFGFGGTNGTLIFKRYQ
- the acpP gene encoding acyl carrier protein, which produces MSNIEERVKKIVAEQLGVKEEIANDASFVDDLGADSLDTVELVMALEEEFECEIPDEETEKITTVQLAIDYINANLQ
- the pabC gene encoding aminodeoxychorismate lyase; the encoded protein is MFLLNGERRQYVDVSDRGFQYGDGLFETIAVFNSKPLFWRRHLARLAKGCEQLLIPPPDPALLTAEALRITSSADSAVLKLIVTRGSGGRGYRQPQPIVPTRLLSLHPSPNYPDEYQTDGIIARFCDQRLAISPRLAGIKHLNRLEQILARAEWRDDAIQEGLMLDGDGYVVEGTMSNLFFVKNGVLHTPSLVRCGIAGIVRQLVIDFARRNEIRLLEQQFETTSVLEADEVFVTNSVIGIWPVKRLDQQCFSVGSITRDIQQWYAGARIEETNL